A part of Bacteroidales bacterium genomic DNA contains:
- a CDS encoding pyridoxamine 5'-phosphate oxidase family protein, which translates to MNIPGKKIVSFIKKHHVLTLATSVNNIPYCANCFYVYLEDENMFVFTSDNDTKHVQDVLQNSYVGGSVVLETSIIGKIQGIQFNGKMYLPEGDLQKKAKKKYMKRYPFAILMKTQLWVVESDFIKLTDNRLGFGKKLIWKKDVAKN; encoded by the coding sequence ATGAATATTCCGGGTAAAAAAATAGTTAGCTTTATTAAAAAACATCATGTTTTAACATTGGCAACTTCTGTTAACAATATACCTTATTGTGCCAATTGTTTTTATGTTTATCTTGAAGATGAAAATATGTTTGTTTTTACTTCCGATAATGATACAAAACATGTGCAAGACGTATTGCAAAACAGTTATGTAGGCGGTTCGGTTGTTTTGGAAACTTCAATTATCGGAAAAATTCAAGGCATTCAATTTAACGGCAAAATGTATCTTCCCGAAGGAGACTTACAAAAGAAAGCAAAAAAAAAATATATGAAGCGTTATCCCTTTGCAATATTGATGAAAACTCAATTGTGGGTAGTTGAATCAGATTTTATTAAATTAACTGATAATCGTTTAGGATTCGGGAAAAAGTTGATATGGAAAAAAGATGTTGCAAAAAATTAA